A section of the Gloeobacter violaceus PCC 7421 genome encodes:
- a CDS encoding 2OG-Fe(II) oxygenase has product MRTSANGSGVGYYRLQPRAFSPVYLTDLAGQILASPYLAINNLNRDFVATRGFSVVFTRAGLATVRRRFPFFGSYLDLALVEECNAFYLNPLLLEENSRVDPHIDRSLRSYCKTIEPPFAVSVLYVQVPTDLEGGELVLSRARRPVGRIRPEINLLVHFQGDLTHAVERMRVCGRRLSLVCEQYQLDEEQLAQIPEFVIESRAAVRRGGY; this is encoded by the coding sequence ATGCGGACAAGCGCGAATGGGAGCGGCGTGGGCTACTACCGGTTGCAGCCTCGGGCCTTCAGCCCGGTGTATCTGACGGATCTGGCAGGTCAGATCCTCGCTTCGCCCTATCTGGCTATCAACAACCTCAACCGGGACTTTGTGGCCACCCGCGGCTTCTCGGTCGTCTTCACCCGGGCGGGACTGGCGACCGTCCGGCGCCGGTTTCCATTTTTTGGCAGCTATCTGGATCTGGCGCTGGTGGAGGAGTGCAACGCTTTTTATCTCAATCCGCTGCTGCTCGAAGAAAATTCACGCGTCGATCCCCATATCGACCGCAGCCTGCGCTCGTACTGCAAGACCATCGAGCCGCCCTTTGCGGTGAGCGTGCTCTACGTGCAGGTGCCCACGGATCTAGAAGGCGGCGAACTGGTGCTCAGCCGTGCCCGCAGGCCGGTGGGCCGCATCCGGCCTGAAATCAATTTGCTGGTTCACTTTCAAGGGGATCTCACCCACGCGGTCGAGCGGATGCGGGTTTGCGGGCGGCGGTTGAGCCTGGTATGCGAGCAGTATCAGCTGGACGAGGAACAACTCGCCCAGATACCGGAATTTGTGATCGAATCGCGCGCGGCCGTCCGCCGGGGGGGCTACTAG
- a CDS encoding class I SAM-dependent methyltransferase, translating to MTREALFDRYLAPVLRALIDEDAFLRPYRGIDWEQATSELRRPEVQYPPYYLENNFHGIPGGYLSMRAAVTYDPITQYVLWPNETWVRDCLVKAVTRPPGRILDLGCGTGSTTVLLARAFPGARVTGLDLSADMLVAARLKAKREKLAVEWLHGDARASGLPEASFDLVSASLLFHETPPDEVPVILAEMHRLLVPGGQCLILDGAQSTLRRVEWLGEIFEEPFIGAYAAGDLACDLAAAGFGAVRTEEHWLIHQVSRGVKPIWRPGLAYAETRPQPSEAP from the coding sequence ATGACCCGCGAAGCTCTCTTCGACCGTTACCTGGCGCCGGTGCTCAGAGCGCTCATCGACGAGGACGCCTTCTTGCGCCCTTATCGGGGTATCGACTGGGAGCAGGCCACCTCCGAACTGCGCCGCCCCGAGGTGCAATATCCGCCCTATTACCTGGAGAACAACTTCCATGGCATCCCGGGCGGCTACCTGAGCATGCGCGCCGCCGTCACCTACGACCCAATTACCCAGTACGTTTTGTGGCCCAATGAAACCTGGGTGCGCGATTGTCTGGTCAAGGCCGTCACCCGGCCGCCGGGTCGGATTCTGGATCTAGGCTGCGGCACCGGCTCGACGACGGTACTTCTGGCGCGCGCTTTTCCCGGGGCGCGGGTGACGGGTCTGGATCTTTCTGCCGACATGCTGGTGGCAGCCCGCCTCAAGGCTAAGCGCGAAAAGCTTGCCGTTGAATGGCTGCATGGCGATGCGCGCGCGAGCGGATTGCCGGAGGCGTCCTTCGACCTGGTGAGCGCGTCGCTGTTGTTCCACGAGACCCCGCCTGACGAGGTGCCGGTTATTCTTGCCGAGATGCACCGGCTGCTGGTGCCGGGGGGGCAGTGCCTGATTCTGGATGGTGCCCAGAGCACGCTGCGCCGGGTGGAGTGGCTGGGCGAGATTTTCGAGGAGCCGTTTATCGGGGCCTACGCAGCGGGCGATCTGGCCTGTGACCTGGCGGCGGCCGGGTTCGGGGCGGTGCGTACCGAGGAGCACTGGCTTATCCACCAGGTGAGCCGGGGGGTGAAACCCATCTGGCGACCCGGGCTCGCCTATGCTGAAACTCGTCCGCAACCTTCCGAAGCGCCATGA
- a CDS encoding glutathione S-transferase family protein translates to MIDLYTFTTPNGRKVSVMLEEVGLPYTVHVVDISSGDQHREEYLAINPNGKIPAIIDHDTGLTIFESGAILIYLAEKTGKLLPSEPAARYAALQWLMWQMGGVGPMFGQLNHFKRFADEHVPYAIDRYFRESIRLYRVLNRQLSRNLYVAGREYTIADVAIFPWVQIHAFQGIILEDFPAVEVWFERLKARPAVQRGMQVPAP, encoded by the coding sequence ATGATCGACCTTTACACGTTCACCACTCCCAATGGCCGCAAAGTCTCGGTGATGCTGGAGGAAGTGGGCCTGCCCTACACCGTCCATGTCGTGGACATCTCCAGCGGCGACCAGCACCGGGAAGAGTACCTGGCCATCAACCCGAACGGCAAAATTCCGGCTATTATCGACCACGACACGGGGCTCACGATCTTCGAATCCGGGGCCATCTTGATCTATCTGGCTGAAAAGACCGGCAAATTGCTGCCGAGCGAACCCGCTGCCCGCTACGCCGCTTTGCAGTGGCTGATGTGGCAGATGGGCGGGGTGGGACCGATGTTCGGACAGCTCAACCACTTCAAGCGCTTCGCCGACGAGCACGTTCCCTACGCCATCGATCGCTACTTTCGCGAGAGCATCCGCCTCTACCGGGTGCTCAACCGGCAGTTGAGCCGCAATCTTTACGTAGCGGGCCGCGAGTATACGATCGCCGATGTAGCCATTTTCCCCTGGGTGCAGATCCACGCATTCCAGGGCATCATCCTCGAAGATTTTCCCGCCGTCGAAGTGTGGTTCGAGCGGCTCAAAGCCCGACCCGCCGTGCAACGGGGTATGCAGGTGCCCGCGCCGTAG
- a CDS encoding manganese catalase family protein, producing MFIHKKEPIHAVKIDEANPRFAQLLLEQFGGATGELSAALQYWVQSFHIEHPGIKDMLQDIAVEEFGHLEMVGKLIEGHTKNVDQTDAFKSTLFAVRGVGPHFLDSQGSAWTAAYLNEGGDVVRDLRANIAAEAGARQTYEALIKLAPDEGTRKTLVHLLTREISHTQMFMKALDSLGKLTDPLFGSIEPDETVRLYYNLSSNGGQADERGPWNTEPTFEYVADPASRMQ from the coding sequence ATGTTCATTCACAAAAAAGAACCGATTCATGCAGTCAAGATTGATGAAGCCAATCCGCGCTTTGCCCAACTGCTGCTTGAGCAGTTCGGCGGGGCGACAGGAGAGCTTTCAGCCGCTTTGCAGTACTGGGTGCAGTCGTTCCACATCGAGCATCCGGGCATCAAGGACATGCTGCAGGACATCGCCGTCGAAGAATTTGGTCACCTGGAGATGGTGGGCAAGCTCATCGAGGGGCACACCAAAAACGTCGATCAGACCGATGCGTTCAAGAGTACGCTCTTCGCCGTACGCGGCGTCGGACCGCACTTTCTGGATAGCCAGGGGTCGGCCTGGACCGCCGCCTATCTTAACGAAGGGGGAGACGTGGTGCGCGACTTGCGCGCCAATATCGCCGCCGAGGCGGGAGCAAGACAGACCTACGAAGCGCTCATTAAGCTGGCCCCCGACGAAGGCACCCGCAAGACCCTGGTACACCTGCTGACCCGCGAGATCTCCCACACCCAGATGTTTATGAAGGCCCTCGATTCGCTGGGCAAACTCACCGACCCGCTGTTCGGTTCGATCGAGCCCGATGAGACGGTGCGTCTGTACTACAACCTGTCCTCCAATGGTGGGCAGGCCGACGAGCGCGGCCCGTGGAACACTGAACCCACCTTCGAATATGTCGCCGATCCGGCCTCCCGGATGCAGTAA
- the obgE gene encoding GTPase ObgE, whose translation MQFIDRSEIEVEGGRGGDGMVAYRREKYVPAGGPAGGDGGHGGAVVLEATANLQTLLDFKYRHRFEADDGTKGGPKNLTGAKGKDLVIAVPCGTVVQDAVTGETIGDLTEPGQRLVVAVGGRGGHGNTHFASNQNRAPDYATEGRLGQQRKLLLELKLLAEVGIIGLPNAGKSTLISVLSAARPRIADYPFTTLVPNLGVVRKVTGDGVVFADIPGLIEGAHQGVGLGHEFLRHIERTRVLVQLIALDSADPLADYRTVIDELGRYGRELLHKSRIVALNKADVCLPEEAEHWRRILSTETGEPVLVISAAARSNLDALLARVWQVLEAPQGVTT comes from the coding sequence ATGCAGTTTATCGATCGATCAGAAATCGAGGTCGAAGGGGGCAGAGGCGGCGACGGTATGGTGGCCTACCGCCGCGAGAAGTACGTGCCGGCGGGCGGGCCGGCGGGTGGAGACGGCGGCCACGGCGGCGCGGTGGTGCTGGAGGCAACCGCCAATTTGCAGACGCTGCTCGACTTTAAGTACCGCCACCGCTTCGAAGCCGACGACGGCACCAAGGGCGGCCCCAAAAATCTCACCGGCGCCAAGGGCAAAGATCTGGTGATTGCTGTTCCTTGCGGCACGGTGGTGCAGGATGCCGTGACCGGCGAGACGATAGGCGATCTTACCGAACCGGGCCAGCGGCTGGTAGTGGCGGTGGGGGGCCGGGGCGGCCACGGCAATACCCACTTTGCCAGCAACCAGAACCGCGCCCCGGACTACGCCACCGAGGGCAGATTGGGCCAGCAGCGCAAGCTTTTGCTCGAATTGAAGCTGCTTGCCGAAGTCGGGATTATCGGGCTGCCGAATGCCGGCAAATCGACGCTCATCTCGGTGCTCTCGGCGGCACGACCGCGCATCGCGGACTACCCGTTTACGACCCTGGTGCCCAATCTGGGGGTGGTGCGCAAGGTGACCGGCGACGGGGTCGTCTTTGCCGACATTCCAGGGCTCATCGAGGGAGCCCACCAGGGAGTCGGGCTCGGGCACGAATTTTTGCGCCATATCGAGCGCACGCGCGTGCTGGTGCAGCTGATTGCTCTGGACAGTGCCGATCCGTTGGCCGACTACCGGACGGTCATCGACGAACTGGGCCGCTACGGCCGCGAGCTGCTCCACAAATCCCGGATCGTCGCCCTCAACAAAGCCGATGTCTGCCTGCCTGAGGAGGCGGAGCACTGGCGGCGGATTTTATCGACCGAGACAGGCGAGCCGGTGCTGGTGATCTCAGCGGCAGCCAGAAGCAACCTCGACGCGCTGCTCGCGCGGGTCTGGCAGGTTCTGGAGGCCCCCCAGGGTGTAACGACATAG
- the chlP gene encoding geranylgeranyl reductase — protein MPTSRASCGGGKPVTLRVAVVGSGPGGSSAAEICAKAGFETYLIEKNLSNAKPCGGAIPLCMVSEFDLPSEIIDRRVRNMSMIAPSNHAVDISLTKQDEYIGMCRREVLDGFLRNRAASVGAHLIEGTFTELKRGTPYVLEYRDKDGNARSLKADIVIGADGFHSKIAKTIDAGDVPYAIAFQERIELPPEKMAYYEDRAEMYLGFDVSPDFYAWIFPKSNHVAVGTGTMSPNKDGIRRMQKALRERAGAKIAGGKIIKIEAHPLPERSRPRRVVDRVMLVGDAAGYVTKSSGEGIYFAAKSGRMAAQTIVEAAAGGKLPSEAQLGEYVRRWDRQYGLTYRVLSILQDVFYRSDATREAFVEMCADRDVQRLTFDSYLYKTVVPAGPFVQTKITLKTLGSLLRGNALSPTR, from the coding sequence ATGCCCACCAGTCGGGCGTCTTGCGGCGGAGGGAAACCAGTGACACTTCGAGTAGCGGTGGTGGGTTCGGGTCCTGGCGGTTCGAGCGCCGCCGAAATTTGTGCGAAGGCCGGGTTTGAAACTTATCTCATCGAGAAGAACCTGAGCAACGCCAAACCCTGCGGCGGGGCGATTCCGCTGTGCATGGTAAGCGAGTTCGATTTGCCCAGCGAGATCATCGACCGGCGTGTGCGCAACATGTCGATGATTGCCCCGAGCAACCACGCGGTGGACATCTCCCTTACCAAGCAGGACGAATACATCGGCATGTGCCGCCGCGAGGTGCTGGATGGGTTCTTGCGCAACCGGGCCGCTTCGGTGGGAGCGCACCTCATCGAGGGCACCTTCACCGAACTCAAGCGCGGCACCCCCTACGTTCTGGAGTACCGCGACAAGGACGGCAACGCCCGCTCCCTCAAAGCGGACATCGTGATCGGTGCCGACGGCTTTCACTCAAAGATCGCCAAGACCATCGACGCCGGGGACGTGCCCTACGCCATCGCCTTTCAAGAGCGCATCGAGTTGCCGCCCGAGAAGATGGCCTACTACGAAGACCGCGCCGAGATGTACCTGGGTTTTGACGTCTCGCCCGATTTTTATGCCTGGATCTTTCCGAAGTCGAATCACGTCGCCGTCGGCACCGGCACCATGTCCCCCAACAAAGACGGCATCCGCCGGATGCAGAAGGCGCTGCGCGAGCGGGCGGGGGCCAAAATCGCCGGGGGCAAGATTATCAAAATTGAAGCGCACCCGCTGCCGGAGCGCTCGCGCCCGCGCCGGGTGGTAGACCGGGTAATGCTGGTGGGCGACGCTGCGGGCTACGTCACCAAATCGAGCGGCGAAGGCATCTACTTCGCCGCCAAGTCCGGCCGCATGGCCGCCCAGACGATCGTCGAGGCGGCCGCAGGCGGCAAGCTGCCCTCCGAAGCGCAATTGGGCGAATATGTGCGGCGCTGGGACCGCCAGTACGGCCTCACCTACCGGGTGCTCTCGATCCTGCAGGATGTCTTCTACCGCAGCGACGCCACCCGCGAGGCGTTCGTCGAGATGTGCGCCGACCGCGACGTGCAGCGGCTGACGTTCGATTCGTACCTGTACAAGACCGTGGTCCCCGCCGGTCCCTTCGTGCAGACCAAGATCACCCTCAAGACGCTCGGCTCGCTACTGCGGGGCAATGCCCTCTCCCCCACCCGCTAG
- a CDS encoding glycerophosphodiester phosphodiesterase: MPSPPPARPLVIAHRGCRAQVPENTLPAFERALDLRVDGIEMDLHLSGDGQVLVSHDPRPLPGKCRLSTGPLPVEPPCWGELELSTIQDNYIADCQFELGSAERPKTLYTGRIAPLLMKNVASVFVPPTLEQVFALLAAYGQLGAEQALYLQSIRIFLEIKRAPFYDALWLGPHGERFEQCVASAIERSSFCKNVVVLSFVPRALQAIGQCNRSIRTALLTAHTPVNLLTDMQHLNAQLWCPYYQSIDRSAVEIAQAAGLQVIPWTVNDAKEMAVLTEWRVNGLVTDVPDLLQALGC; this comes from the coding sequence ATGCCCTCTCCCCCACCCGCTAGACCGCTCGTCATCGCCCACCGCGGCTGCCGGGCGCAGGTGCCCGAGAATACGCTGCCGGCTTTCGAAAGAGCCCTCGACCTGCGCGTCGACGGTATCGAGATGGACTTACACCTGAGCGGCGACGGCCAGGTGCTGGTCAGCCACGACCCGCGCCCGCTGCCCGGCAAATGCCGCCTCAGCACCGGTCCGCTTCCTGTGGAGCCGCCTTGCTGGGGAGAGTTGGAACTGTCAACGATTCAAGATAATTACATCGCTGATTGCCAGTTCGAATTGGGGTCCGCGGAGCGCCCAAAAACCCTCTACACAGGCCGGATCGCACCGCTGTTGATGAAAAATGTAGCTAGCGTCTTTGTGCCGCCTACCCTCGAGCAGGTGTTCGCGTTGCTAGCGGCTTATGGGCAATTGGGTGCCGAACAGGCACTATATTTGCAAAGCATTCGCATATTTCTTGAGATCAAACGCGCCCCGTTTTATGACGCCCTATGGCTTGGCCCCCATGGCGAGCGCTTCGAACAGTGTGTTGCCTCTGCGATTGAACGATCGAGTTTCTGTAAGAATGTTGTGGTTCTGTCCTTTGTGCCCCGCGCACTTCAGGCGATCGGGCAGTGCAATCGCTCGATTCGAACTGCCCTACTTACCGCACATACACCGGTCAATTTGCTGACCGATATGCAACACCTTAATGCACAGCTGTGGTGTCCCTACTACCAGTCTATCGATCGCTCCGCAGTCGAGATAGCCCAGGCGGCCGGTCTACAGGTAATACCCTGGACTGTCAATGACGCCAAGGAAATGGCTGTACTTACCGAATGGCGGGTGAACGGTTTGGTTACCGATGTGCCCGATCTTTTGCAGGCGCTGGGTTGCTGA
- a CDS encoding DUF760 domain-containing protein, whose protein sequence is MLVPFDPSQFESESATGERPQDNKLVHYLRMQSPELLSQIAQSVTPEVHQMIAGNIQGLMGSLPSNQFNVQVSTNRDNLSALLASAMMTGYFLRNVEQRMELEGRLNAALGGED, encoded by the coding sequence ATGCTTGTCCCTTTCGACCCTTCGCAATTCGAATCCGAATCGGCCACAGGCGAACGGCCGCAGGATAACAAACTCGTCCACTACTTGCGGATGCAGTCGCCCGAGTTGCTTTCGCAGATCGCCCAATCCGTCACCCCGGAAGTGCATCAGATGATCGCGGGCAATATCCAGGGGCTCATGGGTAGCCTGCCGAGCAACCAGTTCAATGTTCAGGTAAGCACCAACCGCGACAACCTCTCGGCTTTGCTCGCCTCGGCGATGATGACCGGCTATTTTCTGCGCAACGTCGAGCAGCGCATGGAACTGGAAGGCCGCTTGAATGCCGCCCTTGGCGGCGAGGATTGA
- a CDS encoding RsmE family RNA methyltransferase — protein MGSTARLFLDPVQFSGDTARLDPAQSHYLRQVLRLRDGASCIVGDGLGNTWQATLAGDTVRLGSLLPRTGELPLPVTIACAVPKGDRWDWLLQKSTELGADRIVPLVCERSVVQPDAKRHKRWQAIVREAAEQSERAVLPVVEPPALFGMFLRHPARGTRLICTARGVRPPLLNYLPAAALTLLFGPEGGFSETEVAAATDAGYQVCSLGSRILRTETAPLLALGWIAAWYEGKPEDT, from the coding sequence ATGGGCAGCACCGCCCGGCTGTTTCTGGACCCGGTTCAGTTTAGCGGTGATACCGCCCGGCTCGACCCGGCCCAGTCGCATTACCTCAGGCAGGTACTGCGGCTGCGGGACGGAGCAAGTTGCATCGTAGGCGACGGCCTGGGCAATACCTGGCAGGCGACCCTCGCGGGCGACACCGTCAGGCTCGGCTCGCTTTTGCCCCGAACGGGCGAATTGCCCCTGCCGGTCACCATCGCCTGCGCGGTTCCCAAGGGCGATCGCTGGGACTGGCTGTTGCAGAAGTCTACAGAGCTGGGGGCAGACCGGATTGTGCCGCTGGTGTGCGAGCGCTCGGTGGTGCAGCCGGATGCCAAGCGGCACAAGCGCTGGCAGGCGATCGTCCGCGAAGCCGCGGAGCAGTCGGAGCGCGCCGTGCTGCCCGTCGTCGAACCACCGGCCTTGTTTGGCATGTTTCTGAGGCACCCTGCCCGGGGTACGCGGCTTATCTGCACTGCCCGCGGTGTGCGGCCACCTTTGTTGAATTATTTGCCGGCCGCCGCCCTGACATTGCTATTTGGGCCGGAAGGGGGGTTCAGTGAGACCGAAGTGGCCGCCGCCACCGACGCCGGTTACCAGGTATGCAGCCTGGGCAGCCGTATCCTGCGCACCGAGACCGCACCGTTGCTTGCCCTCGGTTGGATTGCCGCCTGGTACGAAGGGAAGCCTGAGGACACTTGA